Sequence from the Egicoccus sp. AB-alg6-2 genome:
CCCGTACGCCTGAGCCCGGCGTCCTACGACGCCGCACGCGCCACCGACGAGGCCTCGGTGTCCAAGCTGCGGACCCTGCGCGACGTGTCGGTCTACTACCGGTCCGACGGGGTTCCCATGGCGCTGTTCCGCAGCCGCTGGGTCGCCGAGCGGGTCGCGGTCGACCACCCCGAGCTGCGCCTGGACCAGGTCGTGTTCAGCTGATGTTGGCACCTATACCACCGCGTCCGGGGACGCGGTTCTCGGGGTGGCGCATCGTCGTGCTCGCGGCGATCGGCCTGGCGATGACCGCACCCGGGCAGACCCCCGGCGTGAGCGTCTTCGTCGACCACCTCATGGCCGGTCTCGACCTCACGCGATCCGAGGTGTCGCTGGCGTACCTGGTCGGGACGCTGGCCGGCGCGACCGCCATGCCCCGCGTGGGCCGGCTCATCGACGACCGCGGGACCCGTGTGGCGATGACGGTGGTCGGCGGGTTGTTCGGCCTCATGCTCGCCGCGATGTCGGGCGTCACCGGGATCATCACCCTCACGCTCGGCTTCGCCGGCATCCGCATGTTCGGCCAGGGTGGGCTCAGCCTGGTGTCGACCACGGCGGTCGCCCCCTGGTTCGAGCGCCGGCGGGGGTTCGCCATCGGCCTGTCCACGGCCCTCGGCGGCGCGCTGCTGTCGCTGATCCCGATTACGTCCGCATTCATCATCGAGCTCACCGGCTGGCGGACCGCGTGGCTGGTGCTCGCGGTCGCCGTGTGGCTGATCGTGCTGCCGATCGCGCTCGGCGGGTTGATCGACCGTCCCGCGGACGTGGGCCAGCAGGTCGACGGCACGCCGCTGCATACCGAGAACCCCCAGGGGCGCCCGACCACGGGCCCGGCCTTCACCCGGTCGCAGGCGCTTCGGACCCCCATGTTCTGGGCCGTCTGCGGCGCGGTCGCGACGACGGGCATGATCGGCACCGGTCTGGCCTTCCACCAGATCGACCTGCTCGGCGAGCAGGGGCTCACGCCGGTCCAGGCGGCCGCCAACTTCCTGCCCCAGACCGTGGCCTCGCTGACGGCGACGCTGCTGATCGGCAGCATGGTCGACCGGTTCGCGGCCCGCTGGGTGCTGCTGGTCTCCATGCTGGCCATGGCCGGTGCGATGGTGGCCGTGCCGTTCGTCTCGCCGGGGTGGTCGGCGATGGCGTACGGGATGCTGATCGGCGCGGCCGGGTCGTCGGCGCGGGCCCTGGAGGCCGCCTCCTTCCCCAAGCTGTTCGGCATCCCGCACCTGGGCTCCATCCGTGGCGTCGTCAGCGCCATCAGCGTCGCCTCGACCGCGTTCGGCCCGCTGGCGCTCTCGCTGGGCCGAGACCTCACCGGCTCGTACGTGCAGGTGCTGCTGGTGCTGTTGGTCATCCCGCTCGGCATCGCGGTCTTCGGCCTGTTCGCCCCGGCACCGCGGCACCCGGCCGCCGCGAACCGCCCAACGCAGCCAGGACCGCGTGATCCGCTGACGTAGAGCACGGGCCCGGTCGTCGGGCGGGGCTGACGCGATCGCGACGGGGACGACCCTCGTACGCTCGATTGCCCATCGACGACCGGAGTCGTTCGTGGCCAATCGGCTCGCGCAGGAGACCTCGCCCTATCTGCGGCAGCACGCCGACAACCCGGTGGACTGGTACGCGTGGGGGGACGAGGCCTTCGCCGCTGCGGCGGAACGCAACGTCCCGATCTTCCTCAGCGTCGGCTACTCCAGCTGCCACTGGTGCCACGTGATGGCGCACGAGAGCTTCGAGGACGACGACATCGCCGCGGTGCTCAACGAGCGGTTCGTCAACGTCAAGGTCGACCGCGAGGAACGTCCCGACGTCGACGCGGTCTACATGTCCGCGGTCACGGCGATGACCGGTCACGGCGGCTGGCCGATGAGCGTGTTCCTCACGCCCGAGGGGCGCCCCTTCTATGCCGGCACCTACTGGCCGAAACGTCCGACCCACGGCATGCCATCGTTCCCCCAGGTGGTCGAGGCCATCGGCGAGGCCTGGGACGAGCGCCGTAGCGAGGTCCTCGAGTCCGCCACCTCCATCGCCACGACCCTGGACCGGCACCGGGACACGTCGCTCGCGGACGCGTTCGATCCGACGGTGGTTGACGATGCGGCCCGCGTGGTGCTCGACAACGCCTGGGACCGGCAGCTCGGCGGCTTCGGTCGGGCGCCCAAGTTCCCGCAGGCGATGACGATCGAGTGGCTGCTCGCACGGCACGCACGGACCGGTGACCCCGATGCGCTCGCCGCCAGCGTCCAGGCCCTGGACGCCATGGCCCGCGGCGGGATCCACGACCAGCTGGCCGGCGGGTTCGCGCGCTATTCGACCGACGCCCGCTGGCTGGTGCCCCACTTCGAGAAGATGCTCTACGACAACGCGTTGCTGCTGGCGGCCTATGCCACGGCGGCGGCCGTCACGGGCAGCGAGGACCTCGCCCGGGTCGCCCACTCCACCGCCGGCTACCTGCTCGCCGAGCTGCGCACCGAGGGTGGCGCGTTCGTCTCCGCCACCGACGCCGATTCCGAGGGCGTCGAGGGACGCTACTTCGTCTGGTCCTACGACGAGGTGGTCGAGGTGGTGCGCGGGGTCGACGCCGACCCGCAGGTGTGGACCGACTACCTCGGCGTCACCGAGGGCGGCAACTGGGAGGGCACCAACGTCCTGCACGAACCGGTGCCGCGGGAGCAGTTCGCCTCGCAACGCGGCATCGATCCCGAGGAGTTCGCCGACACCTGGGAACGCGTCCGCCTGGCACTGCTCGAGCGCCGC
This genomic interval carries:
- a CDS encoding MFS transporter, giving the protein MLAPIPPRPGTRFSGWRIVVLAAIGLAMTAPGQTPGVSVFVDHLMAGLDLTRSEVSLAYLVGTLAGATAMPRVGRLIDDRGTRVAMTVVGGLFGLMLAAMSGVTGIITLTLGFAGIRMFGQGGLSLVSTTAVAPWFERRRGFAIGLSTALGGALLSLIPITSAFIIELTGWRTAWLVLAVAVWLIVLPIALGGLIDRPADVGQQVDGTPLHTENPQGRPTTGPAFTRSQALRTPMFWAVCGAVATTGMIGTGLAFHQIDLLGEQGLTPVQAAANFLPQTVASLTATLLIGSMVDRFAARWVLLVSMLAMAGAMVAVPFVSPGWSAMAYGMLIGAAGSSARALEAASFPKLFGIPHLGSIRGVVSAISVASTAFGPLALSLGRDLTGSYVQVLLVLLVIPLGIAVFGLFAPAPRHPAAANRPTQPGPRDPLT
- a CDS encoding thioredoxin domain-containing protein, yielding MANRLAQETSPYLRQHADNPVDWYAWGDEAFAAAAERNVPIFLSVGYSSCHWCHVMAHESFEDDDIAAVLNERFVNVKVDREERPDVDAVYMSAVTAMTGHGGWPMSVFLTPEGRPFYAGTYWPKRPTHGMPSFPQVVEAIGEAWDERRSEVLESATSIATTLDRHRDTSLADAFDPTVVDDAARVVLDNAWDRQLGGFGRAPKFPQAMTIEWLLARHARTGDPDALAASVQALDAMARGGIHDQLAGGFARYSTDARWLVPHFEKMLYDNALLLAAYATAAAVTGSEDLARVAHSTAGYLLAELRTEGGAFVSATDADSEGVEGRYFVWSYDEVVEVVRGVDADPQVWTDYLGVTEGGNWEGTNVLHEPVPREQFASQRGIDPEEFADTWERVRLALLERRAGRVPPGVDDKVLTSWNAYAVRGLARAGRQLDEPGWIAAAAAAATFLHDHLVVPPVHGPDDPGGQLFHSWKDGSVGAPAFLEDVAGLALADLELFQATGEQVWFARALALARDAEERFHDDAESGWFQTAHDAESLFTRPKDSWDNATPAGTSVMVEVCRLLAGLTGDLHWRERAEEGLRLFQDGARRMPTGYGWLLRQAEALVGGPREVAIVGEPGPQRDALARTVNASADPGLVVVVADPRHGDEVPLLTGRGPVDGAPAAYVCRDLACERPVTTPDELAALLRA